In Desulfovibrio sp. 86, the following proteins share a genomic window:
- a CDS encoding helix-turn-helix domain-containing protein, with translation MKNPLNSAARLNFQHVLRRYRLAAGLTQEQLSEKMGISLGYLCTLEVGRKWPHLDMLFIIAKALNVRPSELIAALEDELGFNVTKS, from the coding sequence ATGAAAAATCCTCTTAATTCAGCAGCACGACTAAATTTTCAGCATGTTTTACGCCGGTATCGGCTAGCGGCAGGGCTGACACAAGAACAGTTATCCGAAAAAATGGGCATAAGTCTTGGCTACCTTTGCACACTGGAAGTCGGCAGGAAATGGCCCCATCTCGACATGCTTTTCATCATTGCGAAAGCGTTGAATGTTCGTCCGTCCGAATTGATAGCCGCCCTGGAAGATGAGTTGGGCTTTAACGTCACGAAATCCTAA
- a CDS encoding thioredoxin family protein, with product MEIKVFGPGCARCTETENLVKEVAAAKGGNITVQKVSDLKEMMAAGVMSTPAVTVDGVVKSTGKIPSKEEIAAWIDGAGGSAAPGASGGCCCGGKC from the coding sequence ATGGAAATAAAAGTATTCGGCCCCGGCTGCGCCCGCTGCACGGAAACGGAAAATCTGGTGAAAGAAGTGGCTGCGGCCAAGGGCGGCAATATCACAGTGCAAAAAGTGTCCGACCTGAAAGAAATGATGGCGGCGGGCGTGATGTCTACCCCGGCTGTGACTGTTGATGGCGTGGTGAAATCAACGGGAAAAATTCCAAGCAAAGAAGAAATCGCGGCTTGGATTGACGGCGCTGGCGGTTCGGCTGCTCCCGGTGCATCCGGTGGTTGCTGCTGCGGTGGTAAGTGCTGA
- a CDS encoding SLC13 family permease — MLHDAPATQPRPRFGLSRFLTNLHNNADMAGVSPQKSFLGFIFAWVVFFGIMLFMPQPDGLTLQGKATLAVVVWASIIWVSEAIPVGITGVAIPMLLVLSGAVDKFPNAVSGFTSNAYFICMAAFIMAAIIQLAGIDKRIAITLLHKLRIRSANSTIMGLFGVNFILSIIVPGANPRGALLLPIVNGITNLFGDTPAERAVKKHIMIQVLVYGSMISGMCILTSHLPNLVLVGLFSKELHIDISYFDWFILQWPYLGMFFLTNIWLRWHFKTKNMEIEGGAQVLTEQFKRLPQISQSEILILLIFGFTASLWMTQSWHHISSHIVAMIGLVLLFIPGVFPFKWKQIQERTIWGTLIMLGGALSMSQCMGSSGLAAWLAEHIHIFAVGHPWWLILLIVMVGTHIIRLGMLSNVAAISLFAPILVKLAPTLGLHPVAFTMLVADTDTFAYILPTQITVAVIAYSSNTFSMTDYAKAGWVSVLLAIGYGICVMVPWYAFLGLPVWDPTAPWPF, encoded by the coding sequence ATGTTACATGATGCGCCAGCTACCCAACCTCGCCCTCGTTTCGGACTATCCCGCTTTCTGACTAATCTGCACAATAACGCTGACATGGCGGGGGTATCCCCGCAAAAATCATTTCTCGGTTTTATTTTTGCGTGGGTTGTTTTCTTTGGCATTATGCTGTTCATGCCGCAACCGGATGGACTCACGCTACAAGGCAAGGCTACCTTGGCGGTGGTTGTGTGGGCCAGCATAATCTGGGTTTCCGAAGCCATTCCCGTGGGTATAACTGGAGTGGCCATTCCCATGCTTCTCGTTCTGAGCGGGGCTGTCGACAAATTTCCCAACGCCGTGTCGGGCTTTACCTCCAATGCCTACTTTATTTGTATGGCAGCATTTATCATGGCCGCCATTATACAGCTAGCTGGCATAGACAAGCGCATCGCCATTACCCTGCTGCACAAACTACGTATCCGAAGCGCCAACAGCACTATAATGGGCCTCTTCGGCGTCAACTTTATTCTCTCCATTATCGTCCCTGGGGCGAATCCCCGCGGAGCGCTGCTGCTGCCCATTGTCAACGGCATCACAAATCTTTTCGGTGATACGCCAGCCGAGCGCGCTGTAAAAAAGCATATAATGATTCAGGTGCTTGTTTATGGCTCCATGATTTCTGGCATGTGCATCCTTACTTCGCATTTGCCCAACCTCGTGCTCGTGGGCCTGTTCAGCAAAGAGCTTCATATTGACATATCCTATTTTGACTGGTTTATTCTGCAATGGCCGTATCTTGGCATGTTTTTTTTAACAAATATCTGGCTGCGCTGGCACTTCAAGACAAAAAATATGGAAATTGAAGGCGGAGCCCAAGTGTTAACAGAGCAGTTCAAACGCCTGCCCCAAATTTCGCAAAGCGAGATTCTCATTCTGCTTATTTTTGGGTTTACGGCATCATTATGGATGACACAAAGCTGGCACCATATTTCCAGCCATATTGTAGCCATGATCGGTCTTGTCTTGCTCTTTATCCCCGGCGTTTTCCCCTTCAAGTGGAAGCAAATTCAAGAACGCACCATATGGGGGACGCTGATCATGTTGGGTGGGGCTCTCTCCATGTCCCAGTGCATGGGAAGCTCCGGTCTTGCAGCATGGCTCGCAGAACATATCCACATCTTTGCCGTTGGGCACCCGTGGTGGCTGATCCTGCTTATTGTCATGGTTGGCACGCACATCATCCGTCTTGGTATGCTGTCCAATGTCGCCGCTATCAGCCTCTTTGCTCCTATTCTTGTAAAACTTGCTCCAACTCTCGGCTTGCACCCTGTGGCCTTTACCATGCTTGTGGCCGACACGGACACCTTTGCCTACATCCTGCCCACACAAATCACAGTTGCAGTCATTGCTTATAGCAGCAATACCTTTTCAATGACTGACTATGCTAAGGCCGGATGGGTATCCGTATTGCTGGCTATTGGGTACGGGATATGTGTTATGGTTCCCTGGTATGCTTTTCTTGGGTTGCCAGTTTGGGACCCAACTGCTCCGTGGCCTTTCTAA
- a CDS encoding permease gives MMDTEKMGCCCSGQTPTPVASSEGWNRKYLAMIASLAVLWWLAYSYILPASHWLVFGLFGMNPESHLGASLEFFIYDTVKILLLLVALIYGIAWIRASLNVERVRDYLAGKRRGLGYFLGALFGSVTPFCSCSSIPLFLGFTTARIPIGITMSFLITSPLINEIAVVLLWGLLGWKFTVIYVLVGMAAGIIGGFFMNNIRAERWLQPFIIEAMNNAPAHQYVSESGEVQKLTVRQRHVFAYGEMTSIFKRVWKWVIIGVGIGAALHGFVPENWFAENLGAGEWWSVPVAVLVAIPLYSNVTGIVPVMESLLVKGLPIGTTMAFCMSAVAASIPEVMMLRQIMTIKLQAAFIGYLWVIFTLVGWLFNILGPYIV, from the coding sequence ATGATGGATACTGAAAAGATGGGTTGTTGCTGTTCCGGGCAGACCCCGACCCCTGTGGCAAGCTCAGAAGGCTGGAATCGGAAATATTTGGCAATGATAGCGTCGCTGGCCGTGCTCTGGTGGCTGGCTTACAGCTATATTCTCCCGGCTTCACACTGGCTGGTTTTCGGGCTGTTCGGTATGAATCCTGAATCGCATCTCGGCGCTTCCTTGGAATTTTTCATCTACGATACGGTGAAAATTCTTCTGCTACTGGTGGCGCTGATTTACGGCATTGCCTGGATACGCGCCTCGCTGAATGTGGAACGTGTGCGCGATTATCTTGCCGGAAAACGGCGCGGCCTTGGGTATTTCCTCGGTGCTCTGTTCGGGTCGGTCACACCGTTTTGCTCCTGTTCCAGTATTCCGCTCTTTCTCGGTTTCACTACGGCACGAATCCCTATTGGCATCACCATGTCATTCCTGATTACTTCGCCGCTTATCAACGAAATCGCCGTTGTGTTGCTGTGGGGGCTGCTCGGCTGGAAATTCACGGTAATTTATGTGCTTGTAGGCATGGCGGCGGGAATCATCGGCGGCTTTTTTATGAACAACATCAGGGCGGAACGCTGGCTGCAACCGTTCATAATTGAAGCCATGAACAACGCCCCCGCGCATCAGTATGTCAGCGAGAGCGGCGAAGTGCAAAAACTGACTGTCAGGCAGCGGCATGTATTCGCTTATGGAGAAATGACTTCTATCTTCAAGCGCGTCTGGAAGTGGGTCATTATCGGTGTGGGCATCGGTGCGGCGCTGCACGGTTTTGTGCCGGAAAACTGGTTTGCGGAAAATCTTGGAGCCGGTGAATGGTGGTCGGTTCCCGTGGCCGTATTGGTGGCGATTCCTCTTTATTCAAATGTGACGGGAATTGTGCCGGTTATGGAAAGTCTGCTGGTCAAGGGCTTGCCTATTGGTACGACAATGGCTTTCTGCATGAGTGCCGTAGCAGCCAGCATCCCGGAAGTGATGATGCTGCGACAGATTATGACCATCAAACTGCAAGCGGCTTTCATCGGCTATTTATGGGTGATTTTTACACTGGTGGGTTGGCTGTTCAACATTCTTGGCCCGTACATAGTTTAA
- a CDS encoding DUF2254 domain-containing protein, whose protein sequence is MTNVKFTILALAKKIWPKVSAYALLGVLSALVAVIFKSYIPEELSKIVGSETAGNILTILASSMLAVTTFSLSTMVSAYGAATSNVTPRATRLITEDKTTQNALSTFLGTFLFSLVGIIALNMGLYEGGGRFILFVFTIVTVIFIVVTFIRWVDRLTTLGRVNETNGLIEKAATDAIKRRAHKPTYGCNRFETFPDVLPEWTDLQAESSGYLQYFDAKKISQLAEEHEVDVYVASTPGKYVTKGTLLALFTKKLTSESYREFCKCFTIADQRTFEQDPRFGLCVLAEVASRAMSPAVNDQGTAIDIVVRAGRVLEVYTVERKDEAAEFKRLWVPELCIDDLFQDAFNPVIRDAAASYEVQVRLQKTLVHLGSLGKDYRESAIKYSRIALQYGEAKLFLEEEKAELRRIASALGL, encoded by the coding sequence ATGACGAACGTAAAATTTACCATTCTGGCCTTGGCAAAAAAAATATGGCCCAAGGTTTCCGCCTACGCCCTGCTTGGTGTTCTGAGCGCCTTGGTAGCGGTGATTTTTAAAAGCTATATTCCCGAAGAGCTCAGTAAAATTGTCGGCTCTGAAACTGCCGGGAATATTTTGACTATACTGGCCTCAAGCATGCTGGCAGTGACTACGTTTTCCTTATCCACGATGGTTTCTGCCTATGGCGCGGCAACATCAAATGTAACACCCCGCGCCACAAGGCTTATCACAGAAGACAAAACAACCCAGAATGCCCTTAGCACCTTTCTAGGAACCTTCCTGTTCAGTCTGGTCGGGATTATCGCCTTGAACATGGGTTTGTATGAGGGCGGCGGAAGGTTTATCCTGTTCGTCTTTACCATCGTTACAGTCATCTTCATCGTGGTGACGTTCATCCGCTGGGTAGACAGGCTGACCACTCTGGGCAGGGTGAATGAAACCAACGGTCTTATTGAAAAAGCCGCTACCGATGCAATCAAGCGGCGCGCGCATAAACCAACCTATGGATGCAATCGGTTTGAAACTTTCCCTGATGTTTTACCGGAATGGACTGACTTACAAGCGGAATCCAGTGGCTATTTACAATATTTCGACGCCAAAAAAATTTCTCAACTCGCGGAGGAACATGAGGTCGATGTGTACGTTGCTAGCACGCCGGGCAAATATGTTACAAAAGGCACGCTGCTCGCTCTGTTCACCAAGAAACTTACATCTGAATCATATCGCGAATTCTGCAAATGTTTCACCATTGCAGACCAGCGCACCTTTGAACAAGACCCGCGCTTCGGCCTATGCGTCCTGGCGGAAGTAGCCTCACGGGCCATGTCTCCGGCAGTCAATGACCAGGGCACGGCTATTGACATTGTTGTCAGAGCAGGTCGTGTACTTGAAGTGTACACAGTTGAAAGGAAAGATGAAGCAGCTGAATTCAAGCGCCTTTGGGTACCCGAACTTTGCATTGACGATCTTTTTCAAGACGCTTTCAATCCGGTGATTCGGGATGCAGCCGCTTCTTACGAGGTTCAGGTACGGCTCCAGAAAACCCTTGTCCATCTTGGCAGCCTCGGGAAAGATTATAGGGAGTCAGCAATAAAATATTCCCGAATAGCGCTCCAATATGGCGAGGCAAAGCTGTTTCTGGAAGAAGAAAAAGCAGAACTCAGGCGCATTGCCAGTGCATTGGGCCTATAA
- a CDS encoding sulfite exporter TauE/SafE family protein, translated as MFILLTLVAILVGALIGTVGVGGILLIPALNEFANLPIQVAMGTALFSFIFTGVLGTWLYQRHGSINWGITVPVCLGALPSGYVGALCNGYAAPHLLEILLGSVIIFAGVYALLPARKKSAEQHPRRRLPLLLGIGALVGFGSGLTGVGGPVLSVPLMVILGFAPLTAIATSQVIQITAALSGTLGNVSNEAINFSVAAWVTVLELVGVILGVGMAHTVSTATLKKTVSVVCILVGGFILMRALIQS; from the coding sequence ATGTTTATTCTCCTAACCTTGGTCGCCATTCTCGTGGGCGCGCTTATTGGCACGGTCGGTGTAGGTGGTATTCTGCTCATTCCCGCCCTAAACGAATTCGCCAACCTTCCCATTCAGGTGGCCATGGGAACGGCCTTGTTCAGCTTCATTTTCACCGGAGTGCTGGGCACATGGCTATACCAGCGCCACGGGAGCATCAACTGGGGCATTACGGTCCCCGTCTGCCTCGGGGCGCTCCCGTCAGGCTATGTTGGGGCTCTGTGCAATGGCTACGCCGCGCCGCACCTACTGGAGATCCTGCTGGGCAGCGTCATCATCTTTGCCGGTGTCTACGCGCTGTTACCTGCCCGCAAAAAATCCGCAGAACAACATCCTCGGCGGCGGCTCCCCCTGTTGCTGGGTATAGGCGCATTGGTGGGCTTCGGTTCAGGGCTCACTGGCGTGGGCGGCCCCGTTCTTTCAGTACCACTTATGGTCATACTGGGGTTCGCCCCATTGACGGCTATCGCCACAAGTCAGGTCATTCAGATCACGGCGGCGCTTTCCGGCACACTGGGCAATGTTTCCAACGAAGCCATCAATTTTTCAGTCGCGGCATGGGTGACGGTGCTGGAACTTGTGGGCGTCATTCTAGGTGTCGGCATGGCACATACCGTGTCTACTGCAACCTTAAAAAAGACGGTTTCCGTGGTGTGCATACTCGTCGGTGGTTTCATCCTGATGAGGGCATTAATACAATCTTAA
- a CDS encoding ArsR/SmtB family transcription factor: protein MQTKQATKIFEALSSDVRLDLFRLLVKHAPDGLVQGDIAKELDIPSTNLSFHLKAIVHSGLVDVEREGRFMRYKANIPLMLDIVGYLTEECCSGNPEACQRFRDASPVSGILPKRVD, encoded by the coding sequence ATGCAAACGAAACAAGCAACCAAAATCTTTGAGGCGCTTTCTTCCGACGTGCGCCTGGACTTATTCAGGCTACTGGTCAAACACGCGCCTGACGGCCTTGTGCAAGGCGATATTGCCAAAGAGCTTGATATTCCTTCGACCAATCTTTCCTTTCACCTCAAGGCCATTGTGCATAGCGGACTGGTGGACGTGGAACGGGAAGGTCGGTTTATGCGTTACAAGGCCAATATCCCGCTGATGCTGGATATTGTGGGCTATCTGACGGAAGAATGCTGTTCCGGCAACCCGGAGGCTTGCCAAAGGTTCAGGGATGCAAGCCCGGTGAGTGGCATCCTGCCCAAGCGTGTTGATTGA
- a CDS encoding sulfotransferase family protein, which produces MSITLNERPIFMIGAERSGTTLVMALLGCHSRIAVPEVVWYYPRFYPYLHTYGDLSKDENFRTLASEMVFGLKTPLWGMQVNPRAILDEVIELAPERSFAGLYAAMHQRFAQYSNKPRWGEKTPHNLYFIDAMHHDFPNAQFIYITRDGRDACVDYMESSFGPTNIYCAAHSWKRCWNAVKDWRKPLMDKGLWLDVCYEKLVHQPEQVMRGVCEFLGEDFETGMLDFYKTDMAKARGASRDHAPLGHAISDKYVGIYKDLLSQRDQRIFAAVAGKALEEAGYKNDVAPEMPSEKMINKYVEFDGRVRAATLDGFEGHIVFESYNDWLVSQREERRKKGIWTEADNPHTFPQGDPDEEMIMGLRAWAAWKKHFSIKRQYVGDVVL; this is translated from the coding sequence ATGTCCATTACACTTAACGAACGCCCCATATTCATGATTGGTGCGGAACGTTCTGGAACAACACTGGTTATGGCGCTTCTCGGTTGCCACTCACGTATCGCCGTGCCGGAAGTCGTGTGGTACTATCCCCGCTTTTATCCCTATCTGCATACCTATGGCGATCTTTCTAAAGATGAAAATTTCCGCACCTTGGCCAGCGAAATGGTTTTTGGCCTCAAGACTCCCCTGTGGGGCATGCAGGTCAACCCGCGGGCGATCCTCGACGAGGTCATCGAACTGGCTCCAGAACGTAGCTTTGCGGGACTTTACGCCGCAATGCATCAGCGGTTCGCCCAATACAGCAACAAACCGCGCTGGGGCGAAAAAACACCGCACAATCTCTATTTTATCGATGCGATGCATCATGACTTTCCCAATGCTCAGTTTATTTACATCACCCGCGATGGGCGAGATGCCTGTGTGGACTACATGGAATCCTCTTTCGGACCTACCAATATCTATTGCGCAGCCCACTCATGGAAACGCTGCTGGAATGCTGTTAAAGACTGGCGCAAACCACTGATGGATAAGGGTTTGTGGCTGGATGTCTGCTATGAAAAACTCGTACATCAACCCGAGCAGGTCATGCGCGGCGTATGCGAATTCCTGGGTGAAGATTTTGAAACGGGAATGCTTGATTTTTACAAGACAGACATGGCCAAGGCACGCGGTGCTTCACGCGATCACGCACCTCTGGGGCACGCCATTAGCGATAAGTATGTAGGGATATATAAGGATCTGCTTAGCCAACGTGACCAGCGCATCTTTGCAGCAGTAGCCGGAAAGGCACTGGAAGAAGCCGGTTACAAGAATGATGTAGCTCCAGAAATGCCTTCCGAAAAAATGATCAACAAATACGTGGAATTTGACGGCCGCGTTCGTGCTGCAACCCTGGACGGCTTCGAAGGGCACATTGTATTTGAAAGCTACAATGATTGGCTTGTTAGCCAGCGTGAAGAACGTCGAAAAAAAGGTATCTGGACCGAAGCCGACAACCCGCACACCTTTCCGCAGGGAGATCCAGATGAGGAAATGATTATGGGCTTGCGAGCCTGGGCCGCATGGAAAAAACATTTCTCCATCAAACGGCAATATGTGGGCGACGTCGTCCTGTAA